From the Chitinolyticbacter meiyuanensis genome, one window contains:
- a CDS encoding carbohydrate-binding protein: MKTPGLHKLAGACALLFGTLGPVVLPASLAHAYVAWQEGTTYAAGSKVTFNTRDYEALVSHTAYVGANWNPAATPTLWRDLGPTTGTPSPTPSPVPTGCTTQYTLWSASSGYGAGACVYVVLNANTSCPSQSNYRALQTVPAGTALGNSSYWKPEPSPAVCLPVTPRPTPFNPTPTPTPTPAQPVTPVTAAPEWSATQVYTGGLRVCYRGILYEARWWVHGDIPDPNNDWGPWRKIGVCPSGPRPSPIAATPTPTPVVTPTLYLPLPTPLPTPLPPISAAPIDWAFNSMGMTVADIAFTLKEVDTAFVPTYWALQGPGNRLYPLSDPVVQRAGQAGAYYYGGIAVASELQNSAPGGYRVLVCRDSQPDAPCYASDERGFVGKPVPTPTPPDYTPPPTPVPPQTLPAGPTRSIGWTLTSSTSSPGWGSVQWSADAQLLGLAPSSWHLERMETGSAAYSSYQLWVQDDILNNRSSYGGAATVYMPSGIYRLKVCNAGYAQCVASESQLGFFGVTPTPARVTVQPTPARTITMPCPQNPQLGTWTAGQQYAAGTVVYARSGSFQMVAGNGATSYLVGLFGVKQAHLSSAENEPYRNANGTVSYDPALWEVVGGMLPPCAPPSPTPPTPTQFIPTQTPTRLPVVSNAQPHATRTASVSGAAYRYQPARPPMAPSRG; this comes from the coding sequence ATGAAAACCCCAGGCTTGCACAAGCTCGCTGGGGCGTGCGCGCTGTTGTTCGGCACGCTCGGCCCGGTCGTTCTGCCCGCCTCCCTGGCCCATGCCTACGTGGCATGGCAGGAAGGCACCACCTATGCCGCCGGCAGCAAGGTCACCTTCAATACCCGCGATTACGAGGCGCTGGTCAGCCATACCGCCTACGTCGGCGCCAACTGGAACCCGGCCGCCACGCCCACGCTGTGGCGCGATCTCGGGCCCACGACTGGCACGCCCAGCCCCACACCGAGCCCGGTGCCCACGGGCTGCACCACCCAGTACACGCTATGGTCGGCCAGCAGCGGCTATGGTGCCGGTGCCTGTGTCTATGTCGTGCTCAACGCCAATACCAGCTGCCCGAGCCAGTCCAACTACCGTGCACTGCAAACCGTTCCGGCTGGCACGGCACTGGGCAACAGCAGCTACTGGAAGCCTGAGCCCAGCCCGGCGGTCTGCCTGCCGGTCACGCCGCGGCCCACACCGTTCAATCCCACACCGACACCAACCCCGACGCCCGCCCAGCCGGTCACGCCGGTTACCGCGGCCCCGGAATGGTCGGCAACCCAGGTGTATACCGGCGGGCTGCGCGTCTGCTACCGCGGCATCCTGTACGAAGCCAGGTGGTGGGTACACGGCGATATCCCGGACCCGAACAACGACTGGGGCCCATGGCGCAAGATCGGCGTTTGCCCAAGCGGCCCGAGGCCATCTCCAATCGCGGCGACGCCAACCCCGACGCCGGTCGTCACGCCCACTTTGTACTTGCCGCTGCCCACACCATTGCCAACGCCACTGCCGCCGATCTCCGCCGCGCCAATCGATTGGGCATTCAACTCAATGGGCATGACGGTGGCCGACATCGCCTTCACCCTCAAGGAAGTCGACACCGCCTTCGTGCCGACCTACTGGGCACTGCAAGGCCCGGGCAACCGGCTGTACCCGCTCAGCGATCCCGTGGTACAGCGTGCCGGACAAGCGGGCGCTTACTACTATGGCGGCATCGCCGTAGCGAGCGAGTTGCAGAATTCGGCCCCCGGCGGCTACCGCGTGCTGGTCTGCCGCGACAGCCAGCCCGATGCGCCGTGCTATGCCAGCGATGAGCGCGGCTTTGTCGGCAAGCCCGTCCCGACACCCACGCCCCCCGACTACACCCCGCCACCAACGCCGGTGCCGCCGCAAACGCTACCTGCCGGCCCGACACGTTCAATAGGCTGGACGCTGACCTCCAGTACCAGCAGCCCAGGCTGGGGCTCGGTCCAGTGGAGCGCGGATGCACAGTTGTTGGGCCTGGCGCCGTCCAGCTGGCATCTGGAACGCATGGAAACGGGAAGCGCCGCCTATTCCAGCTACCAGCTCTGGGTTCAGGACGACATCCTCAACAATCGCAGCAGCTACGGTGGTGCCGCTACGGTCTATATGCCATCGGGCATCTACCGGCTGAAGGTCTGCAATGCCGGCTACGCGCAATGCGTGGCGAGCGAGAGCCAGTTGGGCTTCTTCGGCGTAACGCCCACCCCGGCGCGAGTGACCGTGCAGCCAACCCCGGCACGCACCATCACCATGCCATGCCCGCAGAATCCGCAACTTGGCACGTGGACCGCCGGGCAGCAATACGCGGCAGGTACGGTTGTGTATGCCCGCAGCGGCAGCTTCCAGATGGTCGCTGGCAACGGCGCCACGTCGTATCTGGTCGGCCTGTTCGGCGTAAAACAAGCCCACCTCAGTAGCGCGGAAAACGAACCGTATCGGAACGCCAATGGCACCGTCTCGTACGACCCGGCGCTCTGGGAAGTGGTCGGCGGCATGCTGCCGCCGTGCGCGCCACCTTCTCCAACGCCGCCCACACCCACGCAGTTCATTCCCACCCAGACGCCCACCCGGCTCCCAGTAGTTAGCAATGCGCAGCCGCACGCCACGCGCACGGCCAGCGTGTCGGGTGCGGCCTACCGGTATCAACCGGCACGTCCGCCGATGGCGCCCAGCCGGGGATAA
- a CDS encoding pseudouridine synthase yields the protein MDSSTQPPADVSTPLRLAAPAAARVAVLFEHDDFLVCHKPAGLSFHREGDEPGFMDELRALSRGELNPVHRLDRITSGLVLVARGAQPARQFGTLFETRQIAKYYVALSDHRPAKKQGTIAGGMAPGRGGNWRLTRDAEQHAITQFFSYGLGNGVRLYLLRPLTGRTHQLRVALKSIGAPILGDTRYGGTDADRGYLHAWQLAFYWHGEQCRFVLDPQHGTGFGAAMPMLEQIDPGSLPWPRRC from the coding sequence ATGGACTCTAGCACGCAGCCGCCAGCCGACGTATCCACTCCGCTCCGCCTCGCCGCTCCTGCCGCCGCGCGCGTCGCCGTGCTGTTCGAGCACGACGATTTCCTGGTCTGCCATAAGCCCGCCGGCCTGAGCTTCCATCGCGAAGGAGACGAGCCGGGCTTCATGGATGAGCTGCGCGCACTCTCGCGCGGCGAGCTGAATCCGGTGCACCGGCTCGACCGCATCACCTCGGGCCTGGTGCTGGTGGCGCGCGGCGCGCAGCCGGCACGCCAGTTCGGCACGCTGTTCGAAACAAGGCAGATTGCCAAGTATTACGTGGCGCTATCCGATCACAGGCCGGCCAAGAAGCAAGGCACCATCGCCGGTGGCATGGCGCCGGGCCGCGGTGGCAACTGGCGATTGACGCGTGATGCTGAGCAACATGCGATCACCCAGTTCTTCAGCTACGGGCTCGGGAACGGCGTGCGGCTGTATCTGCTGCGCCCGCTGACCGGCCGCACCCACCAGTTGCGCGTAGCACTGAAGAGCATCGGCGCGCCCATCCTGGGCGATACGCGCTATGGCGGTACCGACGCGGATCGCGGTTACCTGCATGCTTGGCAGTTGGCCTTTTACTGGCACGGCGAGCAGTGCCGCTTCGTGCTCGACCCGCAGCATGGCACCGGATTCGGTGCAGCCATGCCAATGCTGGAACAGATTGATCCCGGCTCCTTGCCGTGGCCACGGCGCTGCTAG
- the rlmH gene encoding 23S rRNA (pseudouridine(1915)-N(3))-methyltransferase RlmH: MKLIIIAVGHKMPDWIADGFAEYQKRLPREFALSLIELKPDKRAGSKTPQQVMMEEAERILAAVPQGARVIALDERGANWTTMKLTEAMKTWHADGRDTVFIIGGTDGLDPSVKQRADQLLQLSAMTLPHGMVRVLLAEQLYRAYSILHNHPYHRE, from the coding sequence GTGAAGCTTATCATCATCGCTGTCGGTCACAAGATGCCGGACTGGATCGCCGACGGCTTTGCCGAATACCAGAAGCGGTTGCCGCGCGAGTTCGCGCTAAGCCTGATCGAGCTCAAGCCGGACAAGCGCGCCGGTAGCAAGACGCCGCAACAGGTGATGATGGAGGAAGCCGAACGCATCCTCGCCGCGGTGCCGCAAGGTGCGCGCGTGATCGCGCTCGACGAGCGTGGCGCCAACTGGACCACGATGAAGCTCACTGAGGCGATGAAGACCTGGCACGCCGACGGCCGTGATACGGTCTTCATCATCGGCGGTACCGACGGGCTCGACCCCAGCGTGAAACAGCGCGCCGACCAGCTGCTGCAGCTCTCCGCGATGACGCTGCCCCACGGCATGGTGCGGGTGCTGCTGGCCGAGCAGCTCTACCGGGCCTATTCCATCCTGCATAATCATCCCTACCACCGCGAATGA
- a CDS encoding Maf family protein: protein MDLYLASTSPRRRELLAQVGVTFERITSEVDETPLPDEGPRNYVLRLARAKAGAGRVAMYKQGLPMRPVLAADTTVVLGGRILGKPEDAEDAARMLRALSGSTHLVLTALGLAVGNEVETVLSESRVQFAALTDSQIADYVASGEPMDKAGAYGIQGRGGLFVTRLEGSFTGVVGLPLHETAALLARHGLGWLA from the coding sequence ATGGATCTCTACCTCGCCTCCACCAGCCCCCGTCGCCGCGAATTGCTCGCGCAAGTGGGCGTCACCTTCGAGCGCATCACCAGCGAAGTAGACGAAACCCCGCTGCCAGACGAAGGCCCGCGCAACTATGTGCTGCGCCTCGCGCGCGCCAAGGCGGGCGCCGGCCGGGTAGCAATGTATAAACAAGGCCTGCCGATGCGTCCGGTGCTGGCGGCTGACACCACCGTGGTGCTCGGAGGCCGCATCCTCGGCAAGCCCGAAGACGCGGAAGACGCAGCTCGGATGCTGCGCGCGCTATCCGGCAGCACCCACTTGGTACTGACCGCACTGGGGCTGGCCGTTGGCAATGAAGTGGAAACGGTGCTGTCGGAAAGCCGGGTGCAGTTCGCCGCGCTGACTGATTCCCAGATCGCCGACTACGTCGCCAGCGGCGAGCCGATGGACAAGGCTGGCGCCTACGGCATCCAAGGGCGTGGCGGCCTTTTTGTGACACGGCTGGAGGGAAGCTTTACCGGCGTTGTCGGCCTGCCGCTGCACGAGACAGCGGCGCTACTGGCAAGGCACGGGCTGGGCTGGCTGGCGTAA
- a CDS encoding pilin has protein sequence MQRGFTLIELMIVVAIIGILAALAIPAYQSYTARAQATEAVQLFDGLKSRILTSYGESGDLSIPSGALTSGQFVDTIDNTAQPNEYVATFKTNTAGMLQGRKLKVVFNTTSLTWQCMNVDLPVGLVPTACN, from the coding sequence ATGCAACGAGGTTTTACTTTGATAGAACTGATGATTGTCGTTGCCATCATCGGAATTCTGGCGGCGCTTGCGATCCCCGCATACCAGAGCTACACGGCAAGGGCTCAGGCAACAGAAGCCGTGCAGTTGTTCGACGGACTAAAGTCGCGCATTTTGACAAGCTATGGCGAGTCTGGGGACCTGTCGATTCCTTCGGGCGCGCTAACCAGCGGCCAGTTCGTCGACACGATCGACAACACAGCACAGCCGAACGAGTATGTCGCTACTTTCAAAACGAACACTGCAGGAATGTTGCAAGGTCGAAAACTAAAAGTAGTATTCAACACTACCTCGTTGACATGGCAGTGCATGAACGTTGATCTGCCCGTCGGGCTCGTGCCGACAGCCTGCAACTAG
- a CDS encoding pilin produces the protein MHAMKQAQRGFTLIELMIVVAIIGILAAVAIPAYQDYTARSQVTEAVNLLGGLKTPIAEQYADNGSLAIPTGAIKTGKYVNNITTAANSGRYVADFKSSGVNGKIASKTMSFSFNTQTGQWTCSKGSVPAGIHPKTCS, from the coding sequence ATGCACGCAATGAAGCAAGCTCAGCGCGGCTTTACACTGATCGAACTGATGATTGTGGTCGCTATCATTGGCATTTTGGCAGCCGTCGCAATCCCTGCCTATCAGGATTACACCGCCCGCAGCCAAGTTACTGAAGCTGTTAATCTGTTGGGTGGTCTGAAAACCCCGATTGCCGAGCAATATGCAGACAATGGCAGCCTGGCGATTCCCACCGGTGCGATCAAGACTGGCAAATATGTCAACAACATTACCACGGCGGCCAACTCCGGCCGGTATGTAGCAGATTTCAAGTCGTCCGGTGTAAACGGCAAGATTGCGAGCAAAACCATGTCATTCTCGTTTAACACGCAGACTGGTCAGTGGACGTGCTCGAAGGGTTCGGTCCCTGCCGGTATCCATCCGAAGACCTGCTCCTAA
- a CDS encoding glycosyltransferase family 2 protein, whose protein sequence is MKKSIILPAKNESLGLAKVLPELRQRFPDAELIVVDDGSTDNTIEIVSQYVDRLVRHPYSKGNGAAIKSGARVATGDLLVFMDADGQHQPADVARLLAELADKQLDMVVGARGMASQASLHRGLANVFYNRFASWVAGHRIHDLTSGMRAVRARLFCEFLPLLPNGFSYPTTITMCFFRAGYSVGYLPIVAPPRLGKSHVKIWRDGLRFLLIIFKIGTLFSPLKLFAPIALAFFLTGLGYYGYTYTTVGRFTNMSGLLFSNSVLIFLFGLVAEQITSLMYLRSAEQHQETKHE, encoded by the coding sequence ATGAAAAAATCCATCATCCTGCCAGCAAAAAACGAATCGTTAGGCTTGGCCAAAGTACTTCCCGAACTTCGGCAACGTTTTCCCGATGCCGAGTTGATCGTGGTCGATGACGGCTCAACCGACAATACCATCGAAATTGTGTCGCAGTATGTCGACCGGCTCGTGCGCCATCCTTACTCCAAGGGAAATGGCGCTGCGATTAAAAGCGGTGCTCGTGTCGCCACGGGCGACCTGCTGGTATTCATGGATGCTGATGGGCAGCACCAACCTGCTGACGTAGCTCGGTTGCTTGCAGAGCTTGCCGATAAACAATTGGATATGGTGGTTGGCGCCCGGGGCATGGCCTCGCAAGCTAGTCTGCATCGCGGCTTGGCCAATGTCTTTTACAACCGTTTTGCCAGCTGGGTTGCCGGGCATCGTATTCACGACCTCACCTCCGGCATGCGCGCGGTGCGGGCCAGGCTGTTTTGCGAATTTTTGCCCTTGCTACCCAACGGTTTTTCATATCCCACAACCATTACCATGTGTTTCTTCCGGGCGGGTTACTCCGTGGGCTATCTGCCCATCGTAGCACCGCCACGGCTCGGCAAAAGTCATGTGAAGATATGGCGGGACGGGTTGCGCTTTTTGCTGATCATTTTCAAGATTGGTACGCTATTTTCGCCGCTAAAATTGTTTGCGCCAATTGCGCTGGCATTCTTTCTGACTGGACTGGGATACTATGGCTACACCTACACCACGGTGGGCCGATTCACCAATATGTCTGGATTGCTGTTTTCCAACTCAGTACTGATTTTTCTGTTCGGTCTTGTCGCTGAGCAAATCACCAGTCTGATGTACCTTCGCAGCGCGGAGCAACATCAGGAAACTAAGCATGAATAA